One genomic window of Cololabis saira isolate AMF1-May2022 chromosome 3, fColSai1.1, whole genome shotgun sequence includes the following:
- the LOC133440997 gene encoding protein-serine O-palmitoleoyltransferase porcupine-like: MDLSSRLQVWRELAESCVLVTVEQSLLQVWRLLLLCIVLRGVFRLGIPAWVKHAASAGAGTLGLFLFFQTSLLWMLLLCLLCYLVLLLCRNSGSRGLFTSAVVLLYLLIGELHLIDVVTWHKIRGSQMVVSMKVISLAFDLDRGSVGRLPSPLEFLGYVLFVGTAVFGPWTSFSSYQSAVGGARLTWSWVLRSSSSILKSQVCLLVSTCVAPYLFPFFIPVYGTAATHKWLHAYETAVSFHFSNYFVGHLSEGTCMLAGAGFTEEKDHVTWDLRVVDPLSVEVPRSMVLVVTSWNIPMSRWLKTYVFRNAVKLGTFAAILVTYSASALLHGLSFHLGAVLLSLGLISYVEHAARKRLADVFSACIQSRPCSPGCSHRHRQGLWVMLVNLVFGLLVVFHLTYLGSMFDPGTNEQEVEEGYAAVHTIQRWQELDWAGHWLLLASWLFYRLIQ; the protein is encoded by the exons ATGGACTTGTCCAGCCGGCTGCAGGTGTGGAGGGAGCTGGCGGAGAGCTGCGTCCTGGTGACGGTGGAGCAGAGCCTCCTGCAGGTGtggaggctgctgctgctctgcatCGTCCTCAGAGGCGTCTTCAGACTCG GAATCCCGGCGTGGGTGAAGCACGCAGCGTCAGCGGGGGCCGGGACGCTGGGCCTCTTCCTGTTCTTCCAGACGTCGCTGCTCTGGATGCTGCTGCTCTGTTTGCTCTGCTACCTGGTTCTGCTGCTCTGCAGGAACTCAGGCAGCCGGGGACTCTTCACCTCGGCCGTAGTCCTCCTCTACCTCCTCATTGG AGAGTTGCACCTGATTGACGTCGTCACCTGGCATAAGATTAGAG GCTCCCAGATGGTGGTCTCCATGAAGGTCATCTCTTTGGCCTTTGACCTTGACCGGGGCTCGGTGGGCCGCCTGCCCTCTCCCCTGGAGTTCCTGGGCTACGTCCTGTTCGTGGGGACGGCCGTGTTCGGACCCTGGACCAGCTTCTCCAGCTACCAGAGCGCCGTGGGCGGGGCCAGGCTG acctggtcctgggtcCTCCGGTCCTCCTCCAGCATCCTGAAGAGCCAGGTGTGTCTGCTGGTGTCCACCTGCGTGGCTCCGTACCTGTTCCCCTTCTTCATCCCCGTCTACGGAACCGCAGCCACCCACAA GTGGCTGCACGCCTACGAGACGGCCGTGTCCTTCCACTTCAGCAACTACTTCGTGGGTCACCTGAGTGAAGGGACCTGCATGCTGGCGGGGGCCGGATTCACCGAGGAGAAGGACCACGTCACATG GGACCTGCGGGTGGTGGATCCCCTCAGCGTGGAAGTTCCTCGCTCCATGGTCCTGGTGGTCACGTCCTGGAACATCCCCATGTCCCGCTGGCTCAAGACCT ACGTCTTCAGAAACGCTGTGAAGCTGGGAACCTTCGCTGCCATCCTGGTGACCTACTCAGCCAGCGCCCTGCTGCAC GGTCTCAGCTTCCACCTGGGGGCCGTGCTTCTGTCTCTGGGCCTCATCTCGTACGTGGAACACG CGGCGAGGAAGCGACTGGCCGACGTGTTCAGCGCCTGCATCCAGTCCAGACCCTGCAGCCCCGGATGCAGCCACCGGCACCGGCAG GGTTTGTGGGTGATGCTGGTGAACCTGGTCTTCGGTCTTCTGGTGGTCTTCCATCTCACCTACCTGGGCTCCATGTTCGATCCTGGGACCAACGAGCAGGAAGTTGAGGAG GGCTACGCCGCCGTCCACACCATCCAGAGGTGGCAGGAGCTGGACTGGGCCGGACACTGGCTGCTACTGGCCTCCTGGCTCTTCTACCGCCTGATCCAGTGA